The Patescibacteria group bacterium genome segment TTAATTTTTTGGGCCAACATTCAATTTTAGTCTGGGCTGATCTTTTTGCCATTGTCTGGATTGTTTGGTGTGCTAATATGGTCAATTGGTCAAAGGGCGTTGACGGCCAAATGCCTGGTTTTGTCGTGATTGCCGCCGCAACCTTGGGTATCTTGGCTTTAAGATTTTCGGCTCACGATATTTCGCAAACGACCGTTACCACCTTGGCTTTTATCGTTGCCGGCGCCTTTTTGGGGTTTTTGCCCTGGAATTTTTATCCGCAAAAAATTATGCCGGGTTATGGCGGTGGAACGCTGGCCGGTTTTCTTTTGGCGGTTTTAGCTATTTTATCTTGGGGAAAACTGGGAACAGCCATTTTAGTTTTGGGTCTTCCCATGCTTGATGCTTTTTATACCCTCGGAAGAAGATTATTGACCGGCCATTCTCCTTTTTGGGGCGACCGGGGGCACTTGCATCATAAACTCCTGGATTTGGGATGGGGCCGGCGCCGCATCGCCTTGTTTTACTGGCTGCTCTCCGCTATACTAGGATTGTTTGCCTTAACTTTAAATAGTCAACAAAAATTTTTTGCTTTTATCCTTTTAGCTGTATTGGTTGGAGGATTAATTCTGTGGTTAAATTTTTTATCGGTCTTGTCAAAACCGCCAGACCAAGACAATGGTTAAAAAATATCGCGGTCTTTGCCGCCATCA includes the following:
- a CDS encoding undecaprenyl/decaprenyl-phosphate alpha-N-acetylglucosaminyl 1-phosphate transferase, which gives rise to MQSIFLLALGSALIISFCLTPFVIKLAFKFGLVDDPKRRYHPAHTHQGIIPRAGGLAIYLGLVFASLSFLPLNKVVVGILLSSTIIVTVGLWDDKVDLSPYFRFFTNFLAAAIVVGSGVGIPYITNPLGGILHLDTWRLTFNFLGQHSILVWADLFAIVWIVWCANMVNWSKGVDGQMPGFVVIAAATLGILALRFSAHDISQTTVTTLAFIVAGAFLGFLPWNFYPQKIMPGYGGGTLAGFLLAVLAILSWGKLGTAILVLGLPMLDAFYTLGRRLLTGHSPFWGDRGHLHHKLLDLGWGRRRIALFYWLLSAILGLFALTLNSQQKFFAFILLAVLVGGLILWLNFLSVLSKPPDQDNG